GGCGGCGCAGCTGCAGGCGCTGCTTCGTGAGTGGGCCGTCGCCCTTGACGACGCGCCAGAATTCGTCCCAGTCGGGATCGCTGTAGTGCCAGCGTCCGGTTTCGGGATCCTGGCGCAGTTCCGGGTCCGGGATGACGAGCCCCATGCCGCGGATCTTCGGCACGTACCGGCTGAGGAAGGCCTGGCGCAGTTCCTCGTTCGTCTTGAGCCGGATCCGCCAGCGCATGGCCCGCTCCACGTTCGGGGACATCTCGTCCGGCGGCCCGAAGAAGTGCAATAGCGGGCGCCACCAGCGCTCGAGCGCCTCCTGCAGCATCGCGCGTTGCGCGCGCGTGCCGCCCGCCAGCGTCAGGACGATGTCCTCCCCGTGCTTGAGGTGGACCGCCTCTTCGGCGCAGATCCGCTTGAGGATGCGCGCATAAGGCGCGTAGCTGGTGTCAAGGAGCGCGCCTTGAGTGACGAGCGCCGCACCGTCGACGAGCCAGGCGATGATGCCGACGTCCGCCCACGTGGGGGCCGGGTAGGAGAACACGTTGTGGAACTTGGCGCGCCCGTCGACCAGGTCCTGGATGAAGTCCTCCCGCGTGAGCCCGTACGGCCGCGCAAGATCCTCGGCCACGCGGTAGATCAGTTGCGCGTGGCCGATCTCGTCCTGAACCTTGGCCA
The sequence above is drawn from the Clostridia bacterium genome and encodes:
- the paaA gene encoding 1,2-phenylacetyl-CoA epoxidase subunit A gives rise to the protein MADRVDERVQAFEARIAAGEKIEADDWMPEEYRKQCLRLILTHANSEIMGALPEGEWITRAPTLHRKLAVLAKVQDEIGHAQLIYRVAEDLARPYGLTREDFIQDLVDGRAKFHNVFSYPAPTWADVGIIAWLVDGAALVTQGALLDTSYAPYARILKRICAEEAVHLKHGEDIVLTLAGGTRAQRAMLQEALERWWRPLLHFFGPPDEMSPNVERAMRWRIRLKTNEELRQAFLSRYVPKIRGMGLVIPDPELRQDPETGRWHYSDPDWDEFWRVVKGDGPLTKQRLQLRRLSHEQGRWVRAALSRAVPAA